The Acidimicrobiales bacterium DNA segment CCCGCTTCGCAGCGTCTTCGAGACCTTCGACAAGTTCGAGCAGGGCCAGGAGGGACTCCCACCGGCTTCTCGCAGCGCCCAGACCCGCCGGCGGTGCCTGGCGGTCGAACCCGCTGCGGTCGAACATCATTTTCACCAGTTCGAGACCGTTCCGGTCGGGATCGGCTCGTGCTGCCTGAGCGAAGGGCACCAAGACCGACCGGATTTCGTCGCGCTCGAAGAACGGGACGTCGTCGGCGACGACCGTCGCGATCTTCTGCCGTGCCAGCGACGCCTCGAAGCGCAACTGGGTGGCGTTGAACCTGTACAGCACGGCGATCTCCGACGGTGATGTGCCCGCATCGACCGCCTTTCGGATGGCGCCGGCCACCCATGCTGCCTCGGCGAGCTCGTCGTCCAATCGGCGAATCTTCGGAGCGACACCGGACGGTCGGGTCGGTAACAGCGGCTTCACGCCGCGTTCGTGAGCGAGGGCGTTGGCCCAGGCCAGGATCTGGGGGCTGGACCGGTAGTTGCGGGTGAGGTCGAACACCTGGGCCGTCGGGAACCGCTTCGTGAACTGGGTCAGATACGTCGGGTCGGCGCCCTTCCAGGAGTAGATGGCCTGGCGGGGGTCGCCGACCACGCAGACCTCCGCTCGACCCCCAAGGATGGCGTCGAGGAGCCGCTGCTGAGCCGGGTCGGTGTCCTGGTATTCGTCGACGGTTACGTGTGCCCAACGTCCGCGGACGACCTCGGCCACCTGTTCGTCGGTGTCCAAGAGTCGCGCCGCTATGTCCAGCAGGTCTGCGAAGTCGACCCGGCCCGTCCGGGTCTTGGACTGCTCGTAGCGCCGCCAGCACTCGACAACCGCTGGAGGATCGATCGCCGCGCGGCGACCAGCGAACACACACGCCGCCTCGTAGTCCTCCATACCGATCAGCCTGCTCCGCGCCCATCCCACCTCGTCGACCAGGTCGCGAACCGTCCCGCTGTCGGGGTCCCTGCCGGCCGCGGCGCGCAGGGCGTCGCGCCAGATTCGCCACGACTCGCCCTCCGACAAGACGTTCGGGGACGGCTCACGGCGCCCGGTCCGGCGCCAGAACTGGCCCGCGACCCGAAGCCCCGCAGCATGGAAGGTCCGGGCGTCGACCGCCCCCGCTCCCAGATCGTGCAGTCGTCTCGCCAGCTCGAGAGCCGCCTTCTTCGAGTGGGTGATCGCCAAGCAGCGATTTGGGTCGACCGCTCCGGTGAGCACCCCGTGCGCGAGCCGGTAGGTGACGGTCCGGGTCTTGCCGGTCCCGGCCCCGGCGACGATGCAAACCGGGCCAGTCGACGCCAACACCGCGCTGCGTTGCTCTTCGTCCAGGTCGTCCAACAGGTTCGCCATTCAAGGACATGTTGTCCCAACCCGGTGACACGGCGCGGCTGTCATGGTCGGCTCGGTCGGGATCCAGTAAACCCACCTTTCTAGAAGGACCGCGACCAGCGCTCGTGATGTGCCGTTCTGCGCTGGGTTGATTGGTAGCACTGCGGGAATATTGGTCGCGCGTTCTGCTCTCGGTCGTCAGGAGGCCGGTGGTCGAGCCGTGATCGAGCGAGGCCTCCCTCGGGCTTCGCTTGAATAGGTATCTTCGGCTAACAGATTCCGGCTGCTTTGGCGCCGTACTGTGCCTGAGCCAACGTGAACTGTTCTCCGGCGGAGGAGGAGAGCTGCTCAATCAGCCCGCTGCAGGAGAAGGCGGTCGTGCTGAGGTAGTTCTTGGCAGATAGCGCTGCTTGGGCGTTCCAGTCCACGTGAAGACTGTCGACGGCGAAGGTAGCGTCGGCGAGCGAATATCCCTCTCCGGCTTGGGATGACAGTTGTTGAATCAGCCCGAGACGCGAGAACCCTTGGCCCATGCTCAAGTAGGACTGGGCTGATTGGATCGCGTTCTGTTGCGACAGGGTCAGGCTGGGAGTGGTCGTCGGGGGAGCGGTGGCCGGAGGCGCCGTTGTAGGCGGCGTCGTAGCGGGGGGCGCGGTTGCAGGAGGCACGGTGGCAGGCGGTGCCGCGGTACCAGGCGGGTTGGTGGCAGGCACGGGTGCCACGGTCGTCGCCGAAGAGGTCGAGAGGTTCGCGTTCTGCTTCTTGCCGGATCCCGCAGCGGCACCGGCGGCCCCGGCAACAACGAAGAACGCCCCCACCCAGCAGATGATCTGGATTGTCGTCGGCCAAGATCGGAACTTGCGCCAGGGGCCTTTACTCCCAGACGGTTGGCCCGGCGCGGCGGCCGGCGGTGGGGCCTTTGCTGGTCCGCTCGCAGGCGGTCCAGGGGGAGGAGCTGCCTGTGCACCCCAACTCCAGTCGCCGGGTTGAGAGGGCTGTGATGCCGGGGACTGTCGGGGTGCAGTCTCGGGCGGGTACCACTTGCCGTCCGAGGCTTTCCACCATCCCGACCCTTGTGAGAAGTCACTCATCTGTTCGCTCTCCCGTCTCATAGTTGCGCGGGGTTTCGAACATCTCCGTCCGGTGGTGCATAACGAGCCGCCACCCCCAACGCTGCTCCTTCGCGATTGTCTGCTATGCCCCCCAAGCGAGCGTCAACAGATCGTCAAGCGATGAACAAGCCCCAGGCAGTAGTAGGCTGTCCTCTCGGCCCCTGCTTGGAGACGTGGGACAGTTCCGTCGACCTCCCGGCTCCGCCATCGTGGA contains these protein-coding regions:
- a CDS encoding ATP-dependent helicase, translating into MANLLDDLDEEQRSAVLASTGPVCIVAGAGTGKTRTVTYRLAHGVLTGAVDPNRCLAITHSKKAALELARRLHDLGAGAVDARTFHAAGLRVAGQFWRRTGRREPSPNVLSEGESWRIWRDALRAAAGRDPDSGTVRDLVDEVGWARSRLIGMEDYEAACVFAGRRAAIDPPAVVECWRRYEQSKTRTGRVDFADLLDIAARLLDTDEQVAEVVRGRWAHVTVDEYQDTDPAQQRLLDAILGGRAEVCVVGDPRQAIYSWKGADPTYLTQFTKRFPTAQVFDLTRNYRSSPQILAWANALAHERGVKPLLPTRPSGVAPKIRRLDDELAEAAWVAGAIRKAVDAGTSPSEIAVLYRFNATQLRFEASLARQKIATVVADDVPFFERDEIRSVLVPFAQAARADPDRNGLELVKMMFDRSGFDRQAPPAGLGAARSRWESLLALLELVEGLEDAAKRGAASILSDINGLARRTSDPKSEGVTLATLHRAKGLEWDVVFVVGVTDGAIPSTYAETPAQRAEEERLLHVGVTRARRELHLTWATTNGRGWTNRPSPFLDRLPAGQQGPARERSRSAVRSTRHARPSRTEGASKGSASCTLCAAALKGPSARRLGVCADCVLTAPGDLGRRARAIKQISIDAAEQTGGDPQKVVSREGLLRLLDHRPESGDDVSATLGVRLTSQWAKAAAEALRT
- a CDS encoding Ltp family lipoprotein, whose product is MGAFFVVAGAAGAAAGSGKKQNANLSTSSATTVAPVPATNPPGTAAPPATVPPATAPPATTPPTTAPPATAPPTTTPSLTLSQQNAIQSAQSYLSMGQGFSRLGLIQQLSSQAGEGYSLADATFAVDSLHVDWNAQAALSAKNYLSTTAFSCSGLIEQLSSSAGEQFTLAQAQYGAKAAGIC